In Roseisolibacter agri, a genomic segment contains:
- the fahA gene encoding fumarylacetoacetase, with protein sequence MTDTNDPTLVSWVESAHDPATDFPIQNLPFGVFRRAGTTEMPRVGVAIGDQILDLCACLGESLFDELQESPVALACASPSLNTLMSLGRPHWTMLRRQVSRVLRAGGSPSRYDRDRAARILVPQAEAELFVPAEIGDYSDFYASVSHATNVGSMFRPDAPLLPNYKWVPIGYHGRASSIVASGTPVRRPTGQRKGANDDAPVVGPSRSLDYELELGAFVGPGTPLGARIPIDEAESHLFGLALLNDWSARDLQAWEYQPLGPFLAKSFATTVSPWVVTLEALEPFRVPARTRAAGDPQPLPYLTSVIDQARGGYDITVEAWLRTARMREADAPAVRLSQGAFADMYWTVAQLLTHHASNGCNMRPGDLLGSGTISGDARDARGCLLELTWRGAEPVALPGGETRAFLEDGDEVILRAHCAREGTARIGFGECRGVVTAAV encoded by the coding sequence ATGACCGACACGAACGACCCGACGCTGGTGAGCTGGGTGGAGTCCGCCCACGATCCCGCGACCGACTTCCCGATCCAGAACCTGCCGTTCGGCGTGTTCCGCCGCGCGGGCACCACCGAGATGCCGCGCGTGGGCGTCGCGATCGGCGACCAGATCCTCGACCTGTGCGCATGCTTGGGCGAGAGCCTGTTCGACGAGCTGCAGGAGAGCCCCGTCGCGCTCGCGTGCGCCTCGCCGTCGCTCAACACGCTGATGTCGCTCGGCCGCCCGCACTGGACGATGCTGCGGCGGCAGGTGAGCCGCGTGCTGCGCGCGGGCGGCTCGCCGTCGCGCTACGACCGCGACCGCGCGGCGCGCATCCTCGTGCCGCAGGCGGAGGCCGAGCTGTTCGTGCCGGCGGAGATCGGCGACTACAGCGACTTCTACGCGTCGGTGTCGCACGCGACGAACGTCGGCAGCATGTTCCGTCCCGACGCGCCGCTGCTGCCCAACTACAAGTGGGTGCCGATCGGCTACCACGGCCGCGCGTCGAGCATCGTCGCCAGCGGCACGCCGGTGCGCCGCCCGACGGGCCAGCGGAAGGGCGCGAACGACGACGCGCCCGTCGTCGGCCCGAGCCGCTCGCTCGACTACGAGCTGGAGCTCGGCGCCTTCGTGGGACCGGGCACGCCGCTCGGCGCGCGCATCCCGATCGACGAGGCCGAGTCGCACCTGTTCGGCCTCGCGCTGCTCAACGACTGGTCGGCGCGCGACCTCCAGGCGTGGGAGTACCAGCCGCTCGGCCCCTTCCTCGCCAAGAGCTTCGCGACGACCGTGTCGCCGTGGGTCGTGACGCTGGAGGCGCTGGAGCCGTTCCGCGTGCCGGCGCGCACGCGCGCCGCGGGCGATCCGCAGCCGCTGCCGTACCTCACGTCGGTGATCGACCAGGCGCGCGGCGGCTACGACATCACGGTGGAGGCGTGGCTGCGCACCGCGCGCATGCGCGAGGCCGATGCGCCGGCGGTGCGCCTGTCGCAGGGCGCGTTCGCCGACATGTACTGGACGGTCGCGCAGCTGCTCACGCATCACGCGAGCAACGGCTGCAACATGCGGCCGGGCGACCTGCTGGGAAGCGGCACGATCTCGGGCGATGCGCGCGACGCGCGCGGCTGCCTGCTGGAGCTGACGTGGCGCGGCGCGGAGCCCGTCGCGCTGCCCGGCGGCGAGACGCGCGCGTTCCTCGAGGACGGCGACGAGGTCATCCTGCGCGCGCACTGCGCGCGCGAGGGCACGGCGCGCATCGGCTTCGGCGAGTGCCGCGGCGTGGTGACGGCGGCGGTGTGA
- a CDS encoding PEP-CTERM sorting domain-containing protein — protein sequence MRLSASLARPRAALAIALAAASPAAAQALPEGTVYHGGAISVRDNFETSSSIRITDAGTVPFTGQNVFVRLNGFVDAAAGDLRLYLLYMPGSSGDATRAVQLFDWAAAGYHSPRSFDGTYVFGSTFATPMPVGGVVRPGEYAAFTPDFSEAFNGVALNGRWTLVVNDWYSNGGAEIGSWDLIVAGPTTTTAPEPATVVLVGSGLAAVSALARRRRRV from the coding sequence ATGCGCCTCTCCGCATCGCTCGCCCGTCCCCGCGCCGCACTCGCGATCGCGCTCGCCGCCGCGTCGCCGGCCGCCGCGCAGGCCCTGCCCGAGGGCACCGTCTACCACGGCGGCGCGATCTCGGTGCGCGACAACTTCGAGACCTCGTCGTCGATCCGGATCACCGACGCGGGCACGGTGCCCTTCACGGGGCAGAACGTCTTCGTGCGGCTGAACGGCTTCGTGGACGCCGCCGCCGGCGACCTGCGCCTGTACCTGCTCTACATGCCGGGCAGCTCGGGCGACGCGACCCGCGCGGTGCAGCTGTTCGACTGGGCCGCGGCCGGCTACCACAGCCCGCGGAGCTTCGACGGGACGTACGTGTTCGGCTCCACGTTCGCGACCCCGATGCCGGTGGGCGGTGTCGTCCGGCCCGGCGAGTACGCGGCCTTCACGCCCGATTTCTCCGAGGCGTTCAACGGCGTCGCCCTGAACGGCCGCTGGACGCTCGTCGTCAACGACTGGTACAGCAACGGCGGCGCGGAGATCGGGAGCTGGGACCTGATCGTGGCCGGGCCCACGACCACCACCGCGCCGGAGCCCGCGACCGTGGTGCTCGTCGGCAGCGGGCTGGCGGCGGTGTCGGCGCTCGCACGTCGGCGTCGCCGCGTCTGA
- a CDS encoding Ig-like domain-containing protein — protein MSARSAFQSPRALRRAAFAFLLAAAAACSDTTELTGPVPPPPAPVVGQIDITASTAPLLVHGSRQLTTRVLSVEGFTLHDHAVTWSSSDTSVAGVTPQGVVFARAVGETVVAATAGRARAEVRIVVAPLAVDAIAFSRGTASLAAGETGAFGAITFAADGRVLSDRTVFWSSSDTAIVVVNAQGQIRGVRPGTARIVAESEGRRASAAVTVTPGVLSTEPTTWTLRAYDLVGAGVRCTVDGIAIRLAQRGALVEGEVAGGARIECSPLAGAQPPYVTPLPPVGRIEGTIDGRTLRLQATTHRWTLEGTLSADGRTIEGTAWVVDPAVVNDWGSSIAALRTGRFRATR, from the coding sequence ATGTCCGCCCGCTCCGCCTTCCAGTCGCCGCGCGCCCTCCGCCGCGCGGCGTTCGCGTTCCTCCTCGCCGCGGCTGCCGCGTGCAGCGACACGACCGAGCTCACCGGCCCCGTGCCGCCGCCGCCCGCGCCGGTCGTCGGGCAGATCGACATCACCGCGTCCACCGCGCCGCTGCTCGTGCACGGCAGCCGGCAGCTCACCACGCGCGTCCTCTCGGTCGAGGGCTTCACGCTCCACGACCACGCCGTCACGTGGAGCAGCAGCGACACCTCCGTCGCCGGCGTGACGCCGCAGGGCGTGGTGTTCGCGCGCGCGGTGGGCGAGACCGTCGTCGCCGCGACCGCCGGGCGCGCGCGCGCCGAGGTGCGCATCGTCGTCGCGCCGCTGGCGGTGGACGCGATCGCGTTCTCGCGCGGCACCGCGTCGCTCGCCGCGGGCGAGACGGGCGCGTTCGGCGCCATCACGTTCGCCGCCGACGGACGCGTGCTGTCGGACCGCACCGTCTTCTGGTCGAGCAGCGACACCGCGATCGTCGTCGTCAACGCGCAGGGGCAGATCCGCGGCGTGCGTCCCGGCACCGCGCGCATCGTGGCCGAGAGCGAGGGGAGGCGCGCGTCGGCGGCGGTGACGGTGACGCCGGGCGTGCTCTCGACCGAGCCGACGACGTGGACGCTGCGTGCGTACGACCTCGTGGGCGCCGGCGTGCGCTGCACGGTGGACGGCATCGCCATCCGCCTCGCGCAGCGCGGCGCGCTGGTCGAGGGCGAGGTGGCCGGCGGCGCGCGGATCGAATGCAGCCCGCTCGCCGGCGCGCAGCCGCCCTACGTCACGCCGCTGCCCCCCGTCGGCCGCATCGAGGGCACGATCGACGGCCGCACGCTGCGCCTGCAGGCGACGACGCACCGCTGGACGCTCGAAGGCACGCTCTCGGCCGACGGACGCACGATCGAGGGGACCGCGTGGGTCGTCGATCCCGCCGTCGTGAACGACTGGGGGAGCAGCATCGCGGCGCTGCGCACGGGGCGCTTCCGCGCGACGCGTTGA
- a CDS encoding RNA polymerase sigma factor, with the protein MRLEPPSGTPGDAPAPRPETTWADAGAPDVAALVRDAREGDPQAFRQLVDAHYARCLRFARNMGLAAEDAEEAVQDSFVRVWNALPRFRPGAPFEPWLFRILANRCRSALVRRKWWRRAAVDDADDVLAQLPARWGAEGDDALYDAVRHALDGLPAEQREAFLLRHVEGLEYAEMMDVTGAGLSALKMRVKRASDALRARLQEAIA; encoded by the coding sequence ATGCGGCTCGAGCCACCCTCCGGGACGCCCGGCGACGCGCCGGCGCCGCGCCCGGAGACGACGTGGGCCGATGCCGGTGCGCCCGACGTCGCGGCGCTCGTGCGTGACGCGCGCGAGGGCGACCCGCAGGCGTTCCGCCAGCTGGTGGACGCGCACTACGCGCGCTGCCTCCGCTTCGCCCGCAACATGGGCCTGGCGGCGGAGGACGCCGAGGAGGCCGTGCAGGACAGCTTCGTGCGCGTCTGGAACGCGCTGCCACGCTTCCGTCCGGGCGCGCCGTTCGAGCCGTGGCTCTTCCGCATCCTCGCCAACCGCTGCCGCAGCGCGCTGGTGCGCCGGAAGTGGTGGCGCCGGGCCGCGGTGGACGACGCCGACGACGTGCTGGCGCAGCTGCCGGCGCGCTGGGGCGCGGAAGGCGACGACGCGCTGTACGACGCCGTCCGCCACGCGCTGGACGGGCTGCCGGCGGAGCAGCGGGAGGCCTTCCTGCTGCGCCACGTCGAGGGACTCGAGTACGCGGAGATGATGGACGTGACCGGCGCGGGGCTCTCCGCGCTCAAGATGCGGGTGAAGCGCGCGAGCGACGCGCTGCGCGCCCGACTCCAGGAGGCGATCGCATGA
- a CDS encoding isoamylase early set domain-containing protein produces MSTTPPHGERPTPDADELHRAAGLAPVIGVLRGLPPVPPGAVDRVVAAAVARGHRPGAGAARRSTGLAGGFGGWRVAAGLVLTVGLGAAAALTARGREAATTLARTPAAATVSAPIVGGTSAVAMQPADGDGGADFLPATAAAADADAPLPVAFLLRRPAAARVALVGDFNGWDPHATPLVRRDDGTWTTTVPLAPGRHAYAFVVNDSSWIPDPRVPVTRDVDYGRDHSIVVVGAP; encoded by the coding sequence ATGAGCACGACCCCCCCGCACGGGGAGCGTCCGACGCCGGACGCCGACGAGCTGCACCGCGCGGCCGGCCTCGCGCCCGTGATCGGCGTGCTGCGCGGGCTGCCGCCGGTGCCGCCCGGTGCCGTGGACCGCGTGGTCGCCGCCGCCGTGGCGCGCGGGCACCGGCCGGGGGCGGGCGCCGCGCGGCGCTCCACCGGGCTCGCAGGCGGCTTCGGTGGATGGCGCGTGGCGGCCGGGCTGGTGCTGACGGTCGGGCTGGGCGCCGCGGCGGCGCTGACCGCGCGCGGGCGGGAGGCCGCCACGACGCTGGCCCGGACGCCCGCGGCGGCCACCGTGTCCGCGCCCATCGTGGGCGGGACGTCCGCGGTCGCGATGCAGCCCGCCGACGGCGATGGGGGCGCGGACTTCCTGCCGGCCACCGCCGCCGCGGCCGACGCCGACGCGCCGCTCCCGGTGGCGTTCCTGCTGCGCCGTCCGGCCGCCGCGCGCGTCGCGCTCGTCGGCGACTTCAATGGCTGGGATCCGCACGCCACCCCGCTCGTCCGCCGCGACGACGGCACCTGGACGACGACCGTGCCGCTCGCGCCCGGCCGCCACGCCTACGCCTTCGTCGTGAACGACTCGAGCTGGATCCCCGACCCGCGCGTCCCCGTGACGCGCGACGTCGACTACGGGCGCGACCACTCGATCGTGGTCGTCGGGGCGCCGTGA
- a CDS encoding glycogen-binding domain-containing protein: protein MATALALSASDAGAQLVHRVSVDAGGATLDQANVARVTAPTLAAGWRLAGEGAALDFSGAATLASSDRWAAQGVLAGAWTPGRTRAWELGGVATGLRYRGGAPAAHLLGLARRRLDGERWGGWGAWVGAGGGFLSREGLQAPIAAADGGVWWHGRGPTLSLALAAQRARLDSTIPAPTTGGAPYGIVVAAPVGLNAAPPALAAVAPAVRPLLAVDLTAAVEWRGRRGELALSSGLRRAPAQFDGVRGIALASGVWWALPRVGVVASAGDQMADPLRGMPAVRHLSLGLRWRVAPGRDDRAVAAPPSPAPVATADAPLAEAVEGPGETRRLRVRAPGAQRVEVRGDWTDWRPVALVRDGDAWTVPESVPRGTRRLTVRVDGGAWRVPANLAGADDDFGSRVGLLVVP from the coding sequence GTGGCCACCGCGCTCGCGCTCTCCGCGTCCGACGCGGGCGCGCAGCTCGTGCATCGGGTGAGCGTGGACGCGGGCGGCGCGACGCTCGACCAGGCGAACGTCGCCCGCGTGACCGCGCCCACGCTGGCCGCCGGCTGGCGGCTCGCGGGCGAGGGCGCGGCGCTCGACTTCAGCGGCGCCGCGACGCTGGCGTCGTCCGACCGGTGGGCCGCGCAGGGCGTGCTGGCCGGCGCGTGGACGCCCGGCCGTACGCGGGCCTGGGAGCTGGGTGGCGTCGCGACGGGGCTGCGCTACCGCGGCGGCGCGCCGGCCGCGCACCTGCTGGGGCTCGCGCGGCGGCGGCTCGACGGCGAGCGGTGGGGCGGCTGGGGCGCATGGGTGGGCGCCGGCGGCGGCTTCCTGTCACGCGAGGGGCTGCAGGCGCCCATCGCCGCGGCCGACGGCGGCGTCTGGTGGCACGGCCGCGGCCCGACGCTCTCGCTGGCGCTGGCGGCGCAGCGCGCGCGCCTCGACAGCACGATCCCCGCGCCGACGACCGGCGGCGCACCGTACGGCATCGTCGTCGCGGCGCCGGTGGGGCTGAACGCGGCGCCGCCCGCCCTCGCCGCGGTCGCGCCGGCGGTGCGGCCGCTGCTGGCCGTGGACCTCACCGCCGCGGTGGAGTGGCGCGGCCGGCGCGGCGAGCTGGCGCTGTCGTCGGGGCTCCGGCGCGCGCCCGCGCAGTTCGACGGGGTGCGGGGGATCGCGCTCGCCTCAGGCGTGTGGTGGGCGCTGCCGCGCGTGGGCGTGGTGGCCTCGGCCGGCGACCAGATGGCCGACCCGCTGCGCGGCATGCCGGCGGTGCGCCACCTCTCGCTGGGGCTGCGCTGGCGCGTCGCGCCCGGCCGCGACGACCGCGCCGTCGCCGCACCGCCGTCGCCGGCGCCCGTCGCCACCGCGGATGCGCCGCTCGCCGAGGCGGTCGAGGGCCCGGGCGAGACGCGGCGGCTGCGCGTGCGCGCGCCCGGTGCCCAGCGCGTCGAGGTCCGTGGCGACTGGACCGACTGGCGCCCCGTGGCGCTGGTGCGCGACGGCGATGCGTGGACGGTGCCCGAGTCGGTGCCGCGCGGCACGCGCCGGCTCACCGTGCGCGTGGACGGCGGCGCGTGGCGCGTGCCCGCCAACCTCGCCGGCGCCGACGACGACTTCGGCTCGCGCGTCGGGCTGCTCGTCGTGCCCTGA
- a CDS encoding DUF3667 domain-containing protein, translating to MATRSAPPTPELTPHTDAPTEGAPAPRCANCGTPAGDAFCPHCGQEQHDLHRSVRSLFAEALDSLAGWDGKIPTTLWLLVRHPGRLTTEFLAGRRARYLRPLRLYLTLSLVYFVALSFDWRPSGRTLNVQLSSADSIAAVRDSIAEARADSVTDARADSIAAAAVGRAAARRADTTTLERRLEGTFERRAQRFKALPKEERNRRFTTSFFGQLPNMVFALVPVFALLLRVAYRRAPLFYAEHLVHALHLHAFAMVALTVVHFTPGAWSLIPFLAIPAYAWLALRHVYGGSATRTTVKLGLVLGGYTIALVAAVSALAVAIVFSV from the coding sequence ATGGCCACGCGCTCCGCCCCGCCGACTCCCGAGCTCACGCCGCACACGGACGCTCCCACCGAAGGAGCGCCCGCGCCGCGCTGCGCGAACTGCGGCACGCCCGCGGGCGACGCGTTCTGCCCACACTGCGGGCAGGAGCAGCACGACCTCCACCGCTCGGTGCGCAGCCTGTTCGCCGAAGCGCTGGACTCGCTCGCGGGGTGGGACGGGAAGATCCCGACGACGCTCTGGCTGCTCGTGCGGCATCCCGGCCGGCTGACGACGGAGTTCCTCGCGGGCCGGCGCGCGCGCTACCTGCGGCCGCTGCGCCTGTACCTGACGCTGAGCCTCGTCTACTTCGTCGCGCTGTCGTTCGACTGGCGGCCGTCGGGCCGCACGCTGAACGTGCAGCTGTCGTCCGCCGACTCGATCGCCGCGGTCCGCGACTCGATCGCCGAGGCGCGCGCCGACTCGGTGACCGATGCGCGCGCGGACTCGATCGCCGCGGCGGCCGTCGGGCGCGCCGCCGCGCGGCGCGCCGACACGACGACGCTCGAGCGTCGCCTCGAGGGCACGTTCGAGCGCCGCGCGCAGCGCTTCAAGGCGCTGCCGAAGGAGGAGCGCAACCGCCGCTTCACGACCAGCTTCTTCGGCCAACTGCCGAACATGGTCTTCGCGCTGGTGCCTGTCTTCGCGCTGCTGCTGCGCGTCGCGTATCGGCGCGCGCCGCTGTTCTACGCCGAGCACCTCGTGCACGCGCTGCACCTGCACGCGTTCGCGATGGTCGCGCTCACGGTGGTGCACTTCACGCCCGGCGCCTGGTCGCTGATCCCGTTCCTCGCCATCCCCGCGTACGCGTGGCTCGCGCTGCGGCACGTGTACGGCGGATCGGCGACTCGAACGACGGTGAAGCTCGGCCTCGTGCTGGGCGGCTACACGATCGCGCTGGTCGCCGCGGTGTCGGCGCTCGCGGTGGCGATCGTCTTCTCGGTGTAG